Below is a genomic region from Schistocerca cancellata isolate TAMUIC-IGC-003103 chromosome 12, iqSchCanc2.1, whole genome shotgun sequence.
CCACCACCGCATCCTCcgttttctttaaaataaaataattcacgTAAAACGAAAACTTTAACTCAAATTGTAGTGTAGTGCTAAATCGTTACCTGCGCGTATGGTGCGAGGTAATGTAGTGCTGTAATATGGAGACGAAACTTCCCAGACTTCGTGAATTTACcgaagcacgttccaacactgaTTAGATGGTCAGGAGCGACATTCGACGCCAAACTTAAAACTCTCTCCGAGACGTAGTACACTCGGTCTTTCTGCTCCCTGAACACATATGTGCCATCTGGCCTGTCTATCAGGAGTTTCACATTAGCACCGATACTGCGGCGGAAAGAAAAGTGCTATTAGATCGCACGCTTCAAAAGTGATGGGTTGTCAAGCTGTCATTGATACGTTAATTGTAGGAGAAGTATTAAGTCACAATCTAGTTTCAGCTGTTAAGCTGCGTAAGTAAAAGAAACAAATGCTTGCTAGCCGTGAACCAAACACAGACATTAAGTTCCTGTACATATTTGTAGTCAGACATGCTTGAAACAAATGGCAGCTAAAATCAAAAGGAAATGAAGTGCTATTTAGCCAATACTCACTATTTTGCTAATTTTTCGAAAACGAGTTTCATTCGATCGTCACTTAAATGCTTCATTTCTACAGGTATACAACAAACAAATCACACCACGTGAATTTGTTTACGTTTATCTGAGTGGTGTGTACATGGTATAACAACACTGCCGGAACAAAGCACATATCACTAAAGATATAACATTAAGTCAAGATAACTTGATGGGTGATACCGAAAAGTATGTCTTTTTATAACGAACAAACATCAGTGTTTCTACGAAAGGGATTTGTATTTATTTGAATCTAGGCaaagagttaaaatttcatagaaTGGATAACACGAGTTACAGAACTCCTTGCGGGGCCAACGTAAACTGGGCCCTATTTCCATAGTGGTGAGAAGCGCCAACGCGTAAAAATGTGGATCGTCAGTTCAAGATTTTGATAAGTCTATAGACAGCAACAAATCTTGATATTTCACTTTTTATGCAGTAAACATATGGTGGAATTTCATTCTTTTGGTGCCGTGTACATCTGTTTATGACGTCTATACTTTACGATCTTCCAAGTCCAAAAAAAGCTGGAGGCATAATGTGACAGGGTACGAGAAGAGAATTTGCTACTGAAGAAGCATATAAAGCAAATTAGTGTGCGGCACAAAATAACAATAGCACACTTAGAAACTTGAGCTGCAGGTatgaaaaaaaagactaattaagtttcTGGTGTGTTTAGTAGTAAAAACGTAATGCATACGTTAAACTAGCTTCTATACCTTCATGCTGGTGGTAAAGCATGACTATATTCTCAGCAAATAAGGAAATTGGCTCCGatcttacatttttattttgctaAGTTATATAGTTACTtacgaaaatttgagaaattatccCACTCACGAACACTTCACTGCAGTTACTAAGAAGTTCGTTATTTATAGACAGTGGCCATCTCTTTACGGAAACTAATATGGAGAAGAGGTGCATTATGTAAAACATAAATGTGCGCAAAAAGGATTACTTTATCTGCAGAATAACTCATTTATGTAGATCTTAATGTTTTGAGCAGACAGGCAAAGTTGAATgacaactatacagggtgattcacgaagatatgcaaatattttaatatgttattctacaagtaaaactaaagaaaaaagttcatataaacataggtctgcaaatgtatAGTTACGGAGTTGCGGCTAATaacagattttgcctgaaatttagcaacttcgctaatatgaagccatcgcaaaactgtatgaggttaaagaaaagcgcgatttccatttattttgttgttattggtctggtgaatcttaCAAAACTTGTCACAGGTGTGTGTCTGCAGTAGTTCTCCAgaccatccagagaagcaaagattattatacaagtaaattttttGCTTTCCATTAAGAACATAGAAACGTTTATGCTATTGTTGGCAAcaattagtgagttgtttcagtcgtttcctgaccttgaaacgagttagtttttgttcagtgaaagaacataacaacaacagtgtatttaagagaAACCAAGTAGAACtgctgtagtttgtagattatttatgaaataggggcGCCTTTCAAATATACGACAGAAGAATActccgatatggtgtttatttttggcaaatgtgatggtaatgttaCGGCTGCAGTTAATGGATATagcgtacgttatccaactcgcaggattccgaatgcacgaaccattagtggagtatttagAATGTTATGGGAGACAGGTTTTCTACATAGCCTTCATAATCAGTACGaacgctcgatacgtgaagacgatgatgataatattatggatgctgttcgcCTTAGCCCGGGTACCAGTACATGACATATCTCTCAATGAtcaggcatttcacaatctaatatggcgtacactgaagtacaataatctgtatccttactgCAAACAGGAAGTGCATCTTTTACATCTGGGAGAACCTGCCCTTCGCTTGGAGCTGTGCCACTGGTTAAAAACTAATTGGCAGttacacaaatataaattattcacTAATGGCGCACAGTTTATTCGAGATGATgcaaaca
It encodes:
- the LOC126109679 gene encoding 60S ribosome subunit biogenesis protein NIP7 homolog; translation: MKHLSDDRMKLVFEKLAKYIGANVKLLIDRPDGTYVFREQKDRVYYVSERVLSLASNVAPDHLISVGTCFGKFTKSGKFRLHITALHYLAPYAQYKIWLKPSGEQQFLYGHNVLKSGLGRITENTPKYQGVIVLSMNDMPLGFGAAAKATAECKHADPMAVVCFHQADIGEYIRSEDTLI